A part of Bubalus bubalis isolate 160015118507 breed Murrah chromosome 6, NDDB_SH_1, whole genome shotgun sequence genomic DNA contains:
- the ATXN7L2 gene encoding ataxin-7-like protein 2 isoform X8, producing the protein MTLIKEERRHGPLSKLYTRAPPPPPAPASSQKCHVVNGQGPACRGPGSTKTSSREKGQGSRSRGHQPPEKTQKDNLCLFVPVVNLEKMSSLPKPDGHGIRVAPPSAFLSQPGGLTKDSPGKNPMASPSKELPGRESIEISPSEGPSHRTESSPSEKEPGGAKLPPKAHRKMARKECDLNRQCGVINPETKKICTRLLTCKIHSVHQRREVQGRAKDFDVLVAELKANSRKGESPKEKSPGRKEAALERPSQEPPASVQLVAAAAAPSGTFSARAKPTYPYCALPRSRASSESELDDEGPCGGDGDPGLFPFPLPRGGAQASSEESEEEGTSDELHLPTDCHYANRPPRPQAFCTFGSRLVSPGCYVFSRRLDRFCSALSSMLERHLSSHMWKKIPPAAEPPSHLVSSLPSAPLSPSPTGSSPRLPGPPPRPTCPASTPPTKDSLVPSYPAGSPNVAAACSQAECMGGSQAITSPLPANTPSPSFSKLPPSKASKSSKGKDRLEVEAPSRKRKLSPGPTTFKRTCILEPTGKGKPSGCRGLAAKTKPALGLGLNGTVGPRVKRAGPLDCRGSPHQPPTPVKASQLDSQGVAGHAAKALPTNCLSEEEVAKKRKNLATYCRPVKAKHCQAGAPADAACSVRRKKPGPALAFEEKCSTLQGHFLNWLWPSLQELELPLFPEGKEVGLHEL; encoded by the exons GGGGTCTCGCAGCCGTGGccaccagcctcctgagaagacCCAGAAGGACAACCTCTG CCTTTTCGTGCCTGTGGTGAATCTGGAGAAGATGTCCAGTCTTCCGAAGCCCGATGGACATGGAATCAGGGTGGCACCGCCCTCTGCTTTCCTCAGCCAGCCAGGTGGCCTCACCAAGGACTCCcctggaaaaaatcccatggcATCCCCTTCTAAAGAACTTCCTGGCAGAGAGAGCATCGAGATATCCCCCAGCGAGGGTCCCAGTCACCGGACTGAAAGCAGCCCTTCtgaaaaggagcctggtggggccaaGCTGCCCCCTAAAGCCCACCGCAAGATGGCTC GGAAGGAGTGCGACCTCAACAGGCAGTGTGGGGTAATAAATCCAGAGACCAAAAAGATCTGTACCCGCCTTCTCACCTGCAAG ATCCACTCGGTGCACCAGCGCCGGGAGGTCCAGGGCCGAGCCAAGGACTTTGACGTGCTGGTGGCAGAGCTGAAGGCCAATTCCCGCAAAGGGGAGTCTCCCAAGGAGAAGAGCCCAGGGCGCAAGGAGGCAGCTCTCGAGCGCCCCTCCCAGGAGCCCCCCGCCTCAGTCCAACTTgtggcagcagcagctgctcccAGCGGCACCTTCTCTGCTCGTGCCAAGCCGACCTACCCCTACTGTGCACTGCCCAG GTCCCGGGCTTCCTCTGAGAGTGAGTTGGATGATGAAGGCCCttgtggtggtgatggggatCCAGGCCTGTTCCCCTTCCCCCTGCCCCGGGGTGGGGCCCAGGCCTCCAGTGAGGAGAGTGAGGAGGAGGGGACATCTGATGAACTCCACCTCCCCACTGACTGCCATTATGCAAACCGGCCTCCTCGGCCACAGGCG TTCTGCACCTTTGGGAGCCGGCTGGTGAGTCCAGGATGCTATGTGTTTAGCCGCCGGCTGGACCGGTTCTGCTCGGCCCTGAGCTCCATGCTGGAACGGCACCTCAGCTCCCACATGTGGAA GAAGATCCCACCGGCGGCTGAGCCTCCATCCCACCTTGTCAGCTCCCTCCCATCTGCTCCCCTAAGTCCCTCCCCTACGGGCAGCAGCCCTCGCCTTCCAGGCCCACCCCCAAgacccacctgccctgcctccacGCCCCCCACCAAGGACAGCCTTGTCCCCAGCTACCCTGCAGGCTCCCCCAATGTGGCAGCCGCCTGTAGTCAGGCGGAGTGCATGGGCGGGAGCCAGGCCATCACCTCACCACTGCCTGCCAACACGCCGTCCCCGTCGTTCAGCAAGCTCCCACCTTCCAAGGCCAGCAAGTCATCCAAAGGCAAGGACAGGCTTGAGGTAGAGGCTCCTTCTCGAAAGCGAAAGTTATCGCCCGGCCCCACCACTTTCAAACGGACTTGCATCCTGGAGCCCACTGGAAAAGGCAAGCCCTCTGGATGCCGGGGCCTCGCAGCCAAGACTAAACCTGCTCTGGGCCTGGGGCTTAATGGGACTGTGGGGCCAAGAGTGAAGAGGGCAGGGCCTCTAGACTGTCGGGGTTCCCCTCATCAGCCCCCCACGCCAGTCAAGGCCTCTCAGCTGGACAGCCAGGGGGTGGCTGGACACGCGGCCAAGGCCCTGCCGACCAACTGCCTCTCTGAGGAGGAGGTAGCCAAGAAGCGGAAAAACCTGGCCACTTACTGCCGGCCAGTGAAGGCCAAGCACTGCCAGGCCGGTGCCCCTGCTGACGCGGCCTGCTCTGTGCGCCGCAAGAAGCCGGGTCCGGCCCTGGCCTTTGAGGAGAAGTGTTCTACACTGCAG GGCCACTTTCTGAATTGGCTGTGGCCCTCACTCCAGGAACTGGAGCTACCTCTGTTCCCTGAAGGAAAGGAAGTTGGACTCCATGAGCTCTGA